From the Rhinatrema bivittatum chromosome 3, aRhiBiv1.1, whole genome shotgun sequence genome, one window contains:
- the RHOB gene encoding rho-related GTP-binding protein RhoB translates to MAAIRKKLVVVGDGACGKTCLLIVFSKDEFPEVYVPTVFENYVADIEVDSKQVELALWDTAGQEDYDRLRPLSYPDTDVILMCFSVDSPDSLENIPEKWVPEVKHFCPSVPIILVANKKDLRNDEHVRGELARMKQEPVRAEDGRAMALRIGAYEYLECSAKTKEGVREVFETATRAALQKRHGAPSGCINCCKVL, encoded by the coding sequence ATGGCCGCCATCCGCAAGaagctggtggtggtgggcgaTGGCGCGTGTGGCAAGACGTGCCTGCTGATCGTCTTCAGCAAGGACGAGTTCCCCGAGGTCTACGTGCCCACCGTCTTCGAGAACTACGTGGCCGACATCGAGGTGGACAGCAAGCAGGTGGAGCTGGCGCTCTGGGACACGGCCGGCCAGGAGGACTACGACCGCCTGCGGCCCCTCTCCTACCCGGACACCGACGTCATCCTGATGTGCTTCTCGGTGGACAGCCCGGACTCTCTGGAGAACATCCCCGAGAAATGGGTGCCCGAGGTGAAGCACTTCTGCCCCAGCGTGCCCATCATCCTGGTGGCCAACAAGAAGGACCTGCGCAACGACGAGCACGTGCGCGGCGAGCTGGCCCGCATGAAGCAGGAGCCCGTGCGCGCCGAAGACGGCCGCGCCATGGCCCTGCGCATCGGCGCCTACGAGTACTTGGAGTGCTCGGCCAAGACCAAGGAGGGCGTGCGCGAGGTCTTCGAGACGGCCACCCGGGCGGCGCTGCAGAAGCGACACGGCGCGCCCAGCGGCTGCATCAACTGCTGCAAAGTGCTCTGA